A region from the Priestia filamentosa genome encodes:
- a CDS encoding vWA domain-containing protein, whose translation MKRKTLLVSFFIFILFIQTACGKKEETDAHSSTNIENIPQAAETVEDMNNQKQGILVKKYLRGRELAQTLKYDEIIESDLEPSLHKKIDSFAQLQKSSEQSFYNYLVYLLGSGEYGEIEKELETFEPVFPEVTADQKKKKNAVFLIDGSQSMEETLGNQTKLSLAKKAIIDFAAALPNDESLTLLTYENPIEEREETQKVPACRNIQVAYDHKSYEPGEFASSLAEYREGDDTSFTAGLQKAEEVLSSYSDKQYENSIYIISDGIDICENEGEESKSILSNGSEDIHIIGLDVDQEEEAALQQVAAKGTYKTVATEEELQTYIKEEWEQETPEKTFVQEASISDEEQLSEQRRFDSIKESYDKASLRERDRLLLGVKYIEEQKLLSSNEIKRLEKRILNQYKSRKEAVWEIRDQKLALMKAKIKENNKMIQEWKDKWQ comes from the coding sequence ATGAAGCGGAAAACGCTCTTAGTCAGTTTTTTTATTTTCATTTTATTTATACAAACTGCATGTGGCAAAAAGGAAGAAACTGATGCTCATTCAAGCACTAATATAGAAAACATACCACAAGCAGCAGAAACTGTAGAAGATATGAACAATCAAAAGCAAGGAATTCTTGTAAAAAAGTATTTAAGGGGGAGAGAACTTGCCCAAACGTTAAAATATGACGAAATCATCGAAAGTGATCTAGAACCTTCTCTACATAAGAAAATTGATTCATTTGCCCAGTTACAAAAAAGTAGCGAGCAATCGTTTTATAACTATCTTGTTTACTTATTAGGAAGTGGAGAGTACGGGGAAATAGAAAAAGAGCTTGAAACATTTGAACCTGTATTTCCAGAGGTAACTGCTGATCAAAAGAAAAAGAAGAATGCCGTATTTTTGATAGACGGGAGTCAAAGTATGGAGGAAACGTTAGGAAACCAAACAAAACTTTCCTTAGCAAAAAAGGCAATTATTGATTTTGCAGCAGCTCTTCCTAACGACGAATCTCTTACACTTCTAACATATGAAAACCCAATAGAAGAGAGGGAGGAAACACAAAAAGTCCCCGCATGCCGGAATATACAAGTAGCATATGATCATAAGTCATATGAACCAGGTGAATTTGCTTCTTCTCTAGCAGAATATAGAGAAGGAGATGACACTTCATTTACAGCAGGATTGCAAAAAGCAGAAGAAGTTCTTTCTTCCTACAGTGATAAACAATATGAAAACTCTATTTATATTATTAGCGATGGAATAGATATTTGTGAGAACGAAGGAGAAGAAAGTAAAAGTATTCTTTCTAATGGCAGCGAGGATATCCATATTATTGGTCTTGATGTAGATCAAGAGGAGGAAGCGGCACTTCAACAAGTCGCAGCAAAAGGTACCTACAAGACCGTAGCAACCGAAGAAGAACTCCAAACATACATTAAGGAAGAGTGGGAGCAAGAAACGCCTGAAAAAACTTTTGTGCAAGAAGCTTCAATTTCAGATGAGGAACAGCTTAGCGAGCAGAGACGTTTTGACTCTATTAAAGAATCTTATGATAAAGCAAGCCTAAGGGAGCGTGATCGTCTTCTTTTAGGGGTAAAATATATAGAGGAACAAAAATTACTCTCATCAAATGAAATAAAACGGTTAGAAAAACGTATTTTAAATCAATATAAAAGCCGTAAAGAAGCCGTATGGGAGATTAGAGATCAAAAACTAGCTCTCATGAAAGCGAAAATAAAAGAAAATAATAAAATGATTCAAGAGTGGAAAGATAAGTGGCAGTGA